Proteins encoded in a region of the Isosphaeraceae bacterium EP7 genome:
- the rpmE gene encoding 50S ribosomal protein L31: protein MKDGIHPKYLDSVVTCGCGNTFETRSTKPKIGIEVCSACHPYYTGSVKFVDAAGRVDKFNKKFQGKYGKAKKETETPTPAAV from the coding sequence ATGAAAGACGGCATCCACCCCAAGTACCTCGACAGCGTGGTCACCTGCGGCTGCGGCAACACCTTCGAGACGCGCAGCACCAAGCCGAAAATCGGGATCGAGGTCTGCTCGGCCTGCCATCCCTACTACACCGGCTCGGTGAAGTTCGTCGACGCCGCCGGCCGCGTGGACAAGTTCAATAAGAAGTTCCAGGGCAAGTACGGCAAGGCCAAGAAAGAAACCGAGACGCCGACCCCGGCCGCCGTCTGA
- a CDS encoding TlpA disulfide reductase family protein — protein MTTQTRQTLRALAPALWLGCLAGCLGEGSQNTVNPTPSTVLNPAAPDEPKPAEVKAIESTPAGIQPIESTPAKAAPEAEPKPVTETAHSEPTKGVTPVDLGAIAAAPAAPEAAAGEISLIPVKFDAYLARIKANKKAKYSMVDAWATWCAPCKENFPHVVEMHKKYADKGLAVYSLSLDHPDVPADLAEARKFLKEQKATLTNLLLDEEEEPAFEKLNINAIPAVFIFGPDGAELKRFTMDDVENQFTYEEVEKYVAGLLEGPAPKGTAAP, from the coding sequence GTGACGACACAAACTCGGCAAACCCTTCGCGCCCTCGCCCCGGCGCTCTGGCTCGGATGCCTGGCCGGCTGCCTCGGCGAAGGCTCGCAGAACACCGTCAATCCCACGCCCTCGACCGTCCTGAATCCGGCCGCCCCCGACGAGCCCAAGCCCGCCGAGGTCAAGGCGATCGAGAGCACCCCCGCCGGAATCCAGCCAATCGAGAGTACGCCCGCAAAGGCCGCACCCGAGGCCGAGCCCAAGCCGGTCACCGAGACGGCCCATTCCGAGCCGACCAAGGGCGTCACGCCCGTCGACCTGGGCGCCATCGCCGCCGCGCCTGCTGCCCCGGAAGCCGCCGCCGGCGAGATCTCCCTGATCCCGGTCAAGTTCGACGCCTACCTGGCCAGGATCAAGGCCAACAAGAAGGCCAAGTACTCGATGGTCGACGCCTGGGCAACCTGGTGCGCCCCGTGCAAGGAGAACTTCCCGCACGTCGTCGAGATGCACAAGAAGTATGCCGACAAGGGCCTGGCCGTCTATTCGCTCTCGCTCGACCACCCCGATGTGCCCGCCGACCTGGCCGAGGCCCGCAAGTTCCTCAAGGAGCAGAAGGCGACCCTGACGAACCTGCTGCTCGACGAGGAAGAAGAGCCAGCGTTCGAGAAACTGAACATCAACGCCATCCCCGCCGTATTCATCTTCGGGCCTGATGGCGCCGAGCTGAAGCGGTTCACGATGGACGACGTCGAGAACCAGTTCACCTACGAGGAAGTCGAGAAATACGTCGCCGGCTTGCTCGAAGGCCCGGCGCCCAAGGGGACGGCCGCCCCTTGA
- a CDS encoding redoxin domain-containing protein — MRKMLLSLSALALISAPAFGAVKVGDKAPAFAGIPAIDGDKETNLALSDIKEDVVVVVFLANHCPAVTTYEDRIIDLAKGYKGKSVKLVAVSVSDTAEDDLDAIKARVKDRKYNFVYGSDVSQQIGKDFGAVVTPQFFVLDKGRTVQYIGALDDSMQENKVEKTYLKDAIDAVLKGESVEVSKTQARGCGIGYKKSK; from the coding sequence ATGCGTAAGATGCTTCTGAGCCTTTCCGCCCTGGCCCTCATCTCCGCCCCGGCCTTCGGCGCCGTCAAGGTCGGTGACAAGGCCCCCGCCTTCGCCGGCATCCCCGCCATTGATGGCGACAAGGAAACGAACCTCGCCCTGTCCGACATCAAGGAAGACGTTGTCGTCGTCGTCTTCCTGGCCAACCACTGCCCGGCCGTGACCACCTACGAAGACCGGATCATCGACCTCGCCAAGGGCTACAAGGGCAAGAGCGTCAAGCTCGTCGCCGTCTCCGTCAGCGACACGGCCGAAGACGACCTCGACGCCATCAAGGCCCGCGTGAAGGACCGGAAGTACAACTTCGTCTACGGCTCCGACGTGTCCCAGCAGATTGGCAAAGACTTCGGCGCGGTCGTCACCCCGCAGTTCTTCGTCCTCGACAAGGGCCGCACCGTCCAGTACATCGGCGCCCTGGACGACAGCATGCAGGAGAACAAGGTCGAGAAGACCTACCTGAAGGACGCCATCGACGCCGTGCTCAAGGGCGAGTCGGTCGAGGTCTCCAAGACCCAGGCCCGCGGCTGCGGCATCGGCTACAAGAAGAGCAAGTAA
- a CDS encoding neutral/alkaline non-lysosomal ceramidase N-terminal domain-containing protein has protein sequence MTAGRLLIHSSLVLAALCAGTSQGAAPVFRAGAFSADVTPLKFPISMNGQLNNQVANSASSRLHARCIVLDDGTSKVAIVVVDSCLISDEIFDEAKARASKATGIAADHMMMSATHTHTGPASVGVFQSEPDKDYVAFLIGQIAEGVIKADANLAPARVGWGSGSDPTQVFCRRWLMKPGTALTNPFGGTKDDQAQMHPGFQNPNAVEVTGPVDPEIGLLSLKRASDGRPIALMANYAMHYVGYGIPAGTTSADYFGRFCERIEAKLGAGPGEGPPFVAALANGTCAETQCFDYSKPKGNVTIETVSASVSERALEAYQTIEYHDWVPLVARETILTIPLRLAGADEVARAKAVLAPIKGRSLQGWEEIYARETVLLSVGPKEARVKLQAMRIGTMGLAAIPNEVYCQTGLAIKEGSPLKPTFINELANGYHGYLTPPDQHKLGGYTAWRARSSCLEVGAEPKVRRAVLDLLKSVAEATMPDVR, from the coding sequence ATGACTGCCGGCAGGCTTCTCATCCATTCTTCGTTGGTGTTGGCCGCTCTCTGCGCAGGGACATCACAGGGCGCGGCCCCCGTCTTCCGGGCCGGCGCATTCTCGGCGGATGTCACCCCCCTGAAATTCCCGATCTCGATGAACGGGCAGCTCAATAACCAGGTAGCGAATTCGGCGTCGAGCCGGCTCCACGCCAGGTGCATCGTGCTCGACGACGGGACTTCGAAGGTCGCGATCGTGGTGGTGGATAGCTGCCTGATCTCCGACGAGATCTTCGACGAGGCGAAGGCAAGGGCCTCGAAGGCAACCGGAATCGCCGCCGACCACATGATGATGTCGGCCACCCACACGCATACGGGGCCGGCCTCGGTCGGCGTCTTCCAGAGCGAGCCCGATAAAGACTATGTCGCCTTTCTCATCGGTCAGATTGCCGAGGGGGTCATCAAGGCGGACGCGAACCTGGCGCCTGCGCGGGTGGGCTGGGGTAGCGGCAGCGACCCGACGCAGGTCTTCTGCCGCCGCTGGCTGATGAAGCCCGGTACGGCGCTGACAAATCCGTTCGGCGGGACCAAGGATGACCAGGCGCAGATGCATCCTGGGTTCCAGAACCCGAACGCGGTCGAGGTGACCGGGCCGGTCGACCCGGAGATCGGGCTGCTCTCCTTGAAGCGGGCGAGCGACGGGCGGCCGATCGCGCTGATGGCCAATTACGCCATGCATTACGTGGGATACGGGATCCCGGCCGGGACGACCTCGGCCGATTACTTCGGCAGGTTCTGCGAGCGGATCGAGGCGAAGCTGGGCGCGGGACCCGGAGAGGGCCCTCCGTTCGTCGCGGCACTGGCCAACGGCACATGCGCCGAGACGCAATGCTTCGACTATAGCAAGCCGAAGGGGAACGTCACGATCGAGACGGTCTCGGCCAGCGTCTCGGAGCGTGCGCTCGAGGCTTATCAGACGATCGAATATCACGACTGGGTTCCGCTCGTCGCCCGCGAGACCATCCTCACGATCCCGCTCCGACTGGCCGGCGCCGACGAGGTGGCCCGCGCCAAGGCGGTGCTGGCCCCCATCAAGGGGCGTTCGTTGCAGGGATGGGAAGAAATCTACGCTCGCGAGACTGTTCTCTTGTCCGTCGGTCCCAAGGAGGCACGGGTCAAGCTCCAGGCGATGCGGATCGGCACGATGGGGCTGGCCGCGATCCCGAATGAGGTCTACTGCCAGACCGGCCTGGCGATCAAGGAGGGAAGCCCCCTGAAGCCGACGTTCATCAATGAGCTGGCCAACGGCTATCACGGCTACCTGACGCCGCCGGACCAGCACAAGCTGGGGGGCTACACCGCCTGGCGGGCGCGGTCGAGCTGCCTGGAGGTTGGGGCTGAGCCGAAGGTGCGGCGGGCAGTGCTCGACCTGCTCAAGTCGGTGGCAGAGGCGACGATGCCCGACGTGCGCTGA
- the glgX gene encoding glycogen debranching protein GlgX: protein MPRIKNLLPGQPDKLGPTITPEGINFAIHSSGATRVELLLFDNIADQRPAQVIPLSEETNKTGDIWHIFVEGLPNRTLYNYRVDGPYNPVATGARFNCAKTLLDPYAPAVTGDFNWLMADALGYDNNDPTLEDRDLKPSTVENVTAAARCVAYRSDFDWEGDRHPDIPIEESIIYEVSVRGFTRHHSAASDFGGTYRGFIEKIPYLKDLGITAVELLPVFEFDAFDAPFRDPMTGERLSNAWGYNTVAFFAPESHYSYYGKCGEQIDEFKMLVRELHKNNIEVILDVVFNHTREGNHYGPTISFKGLDNGTYYMLAPDPRYYNDFTGCGNTMNCNHPVVRRFILDCLRYWVEEMHVDGFRFDLAAVFAVDVDQQEKGKTPIIHEIETDPVLSRIKLIAEPWSIRQYRLGSFSDRRWAEWNGKFRDTLRKFIKGDAGVVGELATRVAGSYDLFGSGDGDERSPFHSINFVTCHDGFTLNDLVSFNEKHNERNGEEGRDGANDNESWNCGIEGYTDDPEIEALRRKQIKNFLTLLFLSQGTPMLLYGDEMRRTAEGDNNTVFQDNHLNWINWEDAKKNEEILDFTRKIIALRKRHQIVSRWRYLTPEDSETPTLRQITWHGVKPSEADFGESSRFIAWTLEAFKTDQRSDVPIYVASNSYWEPITAELPVVQGRRWYRVVDTNRSAVDDILLDEAAVFVPEAHITIEPRSTIVLIGR, encoded by the coding sequence ATGCCCCGAATCAAGAATTTGCTCCCCGGACAGCCCGACAAGCTTGGGCCGACGATCACCCCCGAGGGGATCAACTTCGCAATCCACTCGTCGGGAGCGACCCGCGTCGAGCTGCTCCTCTTCGACAATATCGCCGATCAACGTCCCGCCCAGGTCATCCCGCTCTCCGAGGAGACGAACAAGACCGGCGACATCTGGCATATCTTCGTCGAAGGACTGCCCAACCGGACCCTGTATAACTACCGGGTCGACGGCCCCTACAACCCGGTGGCGACGGGCGCGCGGTTCAATTGCGCCAAAACGTTGCTCGACCCCTATGCCCCGGCCGTCACGGGCGACTTCAACTGGTTGATGGCCGACGCCCTGGGCTACGACAACAACGATCCCACGCTCGAAGACCGCGACCTCAAGCCGTCGACCGTCGAGAATGTCACCGCGGCCGCTCGCTGCGTCGCCTACCGGAGCGACTTCGACTGGGAAGGGGACCGGCACCCCGACATCCCGATCGAAGAGTCGATCATCTACGAGGTCAGTGTGCGCGGGTTCACGCGGCACCACTCGGCGGCGAGCGACTTCGGCGGCACGTATCGCGGGTTCATCGAGAAGATCCCCTACCTCAAGGACCTGGGGATCACGGCGGTCGAGCTGCTCCCCGTTTTCGAGTTCGACGCCTTCGATGCCCCGTTCCGCGACCCAATGACCGGCGAACGCCTGAGCAACGCCTGGGGCTACAACACGGTCGCGTTCTTCGCCCCCGAGTCGCACTACAGCTATTATGGCAAGTGCGGCGAGCAGATCGACGAATTCAAGATGCTGGTGCGCGAGCTGCACAAGAACAACATCGAGGTCATCCTCGACGTCGTGTTCAACCACACGCGCGAGGGCAACCACTACGGCCCGACGATCAGCTTCAAGGGGCTGGACAACGGCACGTACTACATGCTCGCGCCCGACCCGCGCTACTACAACGACTTCACCGGCTGCGGCAACACGATGAACTGCAACCACCCGGTGGTCCGCAGGTTCATCCTGGATTGCCTGCGCTACTGGGTCGAGGAGATGCACGTCGACGGCTTCAGGTTCGACCTGGCGGCCGTCTTCGCCGTGGACGTCGACCAGCAGGAGAAGGGCAAGACGCCGATCATCCACGAGATCGAGACCGACCCGGTCCTCTCTCGGATCAAGCTCATCGCCGAGCCCTGGAGCATCCGCCAGTACCGCCTGGGTAGCTTCTCGGACCGGAGATGGGCCGAGTGGAACGGCAAGTTCCGCGACACCCTGCGGAAATTCATCAAAGGGGACGCCGGGGTCGTCGGCGAATTGGCCACTCGCGTCGCCGGCTCATACGACCTCTTCGGCTCCGGCGACGGCGACGAACGGTCGCCGTTCCACAGCATCAACTTCGTGACCTGCCACGACGGCTTCACGCTGAATGACCTGGTCAGCTTCAACGAGAAGCACAACGAACGCAACGGCGAGGAAGGGCGCGACGGCGCCAACGACAATGAGAGCTGGAACTGCGGGATCGAAGGTTACACCGACGACCCCGAGATCGAGGCCCTTCGCCGCAAGCAGATCAAGAACTTCCTGACCCTGCTCTTCCTCTCGCAGGGCACCCCGATGCTCCTCTACGGCGACGAGATGCGTCGGACCGCCGAGGGGGACAACAACACCGTGTTCCAGGATAACCACCTCAACTGGATCAACTGGGAAGACGCCAAGAAGAACGAGGAGATCCTCGACTTCACTCGCAAGATCATCGCCCTTCGCAAGCGTCACCAGATCGTCAGCCGCTGGCGCTACCTGACCCCCGAGGACTCCGAGACGCCGACCCTCCGCCAGATCACCTGGCACGGGGTGAAGCCGAGCGAGGCCGACTTCGGCGAGTCGTCCCGTTTCATCGCCTGGACCCTCGAAGCCTTCAAGACCGACCAGCGCTCCGACGTCCCCATCTACGTCGCCTCCAACTCTTACTGGGAGCCGATCACGGCCGAGCTGCCGGTTGTGCAAGGCAGGCGTTGGTATCGCGTGGTTGACACCAACCGGAGCGCGGTCGACGACATCCTCCTCGACGAGGCGGCCGTCTTCGTCCCCGAGGCCCACATCACCATCGAGCCGCGAAGCACGATCGTCCTCATCGGCCGCTGA
- the treY gene encoding malto-oligosyltrehalose synthase has translation MATPNDRDHAATEDDARQRTGVAGRIFAEVAGLRVERPLTTYRLQVHAGFRLDAATGLLDYLDDLGITDLYLSPFLSARPGSTHGYDVFDHSRLNAEIGDQAAHDRLVAGLAGRGMRRVLDIVPNHMGIAGQNRFWLDLLELGKQSSSARFFDIDWQPVKAELAGRVLIPILGGQYGNVLESGAFRIECAGGVFTFHYGEWVLPIHPRSYSRLLDDRETSFLVDCDLGDWDMLELRSIRGAADELPDREATDVASLEHVRRETEVLKRRTERLIGESPRVGEFVERRLGYFRGKVGEPRSFNPLHELLEEQVYRLAFWRVASEEINYRRFFDINELAGLRTEDPSVFEAIHVQIIEWGVKGGVSGLRIDHPDGLADPRGYFCNLQRALFLSACRALVEGDAQGLAWKDVALPIREQYDAEIARDAKSELAGRFPIVAEKILTGDERLPENWPIDGTVGYEYLNALNGLFVDPASELAIDEAYRSFSGDRHTLEETIRECKGYVTGTSMASETNMLANRLSKIAEGNRHSRDFTLNQLTRALREVISAFGIYRTYIRPGEPISPTDRASMELAFSHARRREPSIDPSVFDFLESVLLLDPPADCSDAELRRRELFLGRFQQTTGPVEAKALEDTGFYRFVRLISLNEVGGDPEHFGRSAREFHDQNLHRLRDWPGGLSTTATHDTKRGEDARIRIDAISEFVAEWPARLARWSELNRSIKPEVNGKPVPDPIEEYLFYQTLIGAWPAGEPASPPTEEFASRVAAYMVKAAREAKRNTSWSDSDPAYCDALSEFVKNVLRGENTLRFLNDFSEFQGRIARVAIVHSLAQAALKIGSPGVPDVYQGCELWDFSMVDPDNRRPVNYEVRRKILGEIRASLDAGESREQLAQSLLEASDDGAVKLYLIWTLLNHRRSRRDLYERGDYRPIEVVGPHADRVLAFARTRENRAVVYITPRLVAPLMGDDARTLPVGSLWSGTKVILPSGAWTDLISDRCIAAQAEGDAFAVDLSDLFATFPLSVIESRA, from the coding sequence ATGGCCACGCCCAACGATCGAGACCACGCGGCAACCGAGGACGACGCGCGGCAGCGGACGGGCGTTGCCGGCCGGATCTTCGCCGAGGTCGCGGGGCTCCGGGTCGAGCGGCCTCTGACGACTTACCGGCTCCAGGTTCACGCTGGGTTCAGGCTCGACGCGGCCACGGGCCTGCTCGATTATCTCGACGATCTGGGCATCACCGACCTCTACCTGTCGCCCTTCCTGAGCGCCCGACCGGGGAGCACTCACGGTTACGACGTCTTCGATCACAGCAGGCTCAACGCCGAGATCGGCGACCAGGCGGCGCACGACCGGCTCGTGGCCGGGCTGGCCGGGCGAGGGATGCGGCGAGTGCTCGACATCGTGCCGAACCACATGGGCATCGCCGGCCAGAATCGTTTCTGGCTCGACCTCCTCGAACTGGGCAAGCAATCCTCCTCGGCCCGCTTCTTCGACATCGACTGGCAGCCGGTCAAGGCCGAGCTCGCCGGCCGCGTCCTGATCCCGATTCTGGGCGGACAATATGGCAACGTCCTCGAGAGCGGCGCCTTCCGGATCGAGTGTGCCGGCGGCGTTTTCACCTTCCACTACGGCGAGTGGGTGTTGCCCATCCACCCGAGGTCGTACTCCCGGTTGCTCGATGACCGGGAAACAAGTTTCCTAGTCGACTGCGACCTGGGCGATTGGGACATGCTCGAGCTGAGGAGCATCCGTGGCGCCGCGGACGAACTACCCGACCGAGAGGCCACCGACGTCGCCTCGCTCGAGCACGTCAGGCGCGAGACGGAAGTCCTGAAGCGGAGGACCGAACGGCTCATCGGCGAGAGCCCTCGGGTCGGGGAATTCGTCGAACGTCGCCTCGGATACTTCCGCGGCAAGGTCGGCGAGCCCCGCTCGTTCAACCCGCTTCACGAACTGCTGGAGGAGCAGGTGTACCGGCTGGCCTTCTGGCGGGTCGCGTCGGAAGAGATCAATTATCGCAGATTTTTCGATATCAATGAGCTGGCCGGCCTTCGCACCGAGGATCCGAGCGTCTTCGAGGCGATTCACGTCCAGATCATCGAATGGGGGGTGAAGGGGGGAGTCTCCGGCCTCCGGATCGACCATCCGGACGGACTGGCCGACCCGAGGGGCTACTTCTGCAACCTCCAGCGGGCCCTTTTCCTGTCCGCGTGCAGAGCTCTCGTCGAGGGCGATGCGCAGGGACTCGCCTGGAAGGACGTCGCGCTCCCGATAAGGGAGCAATACGACGCGGAAATCGCCCGGGACGCGAAATCCGAGCTAGCGGGCCGCTTCCCGATCGTCGCCGAGAAGATCCTCACGGGAGACGAGCGGCTGCCAGAAAATTGGCCCATCGATGGAACGGTCGGTTATGAATATCTGAACGCCTTGAACGGCCTGTTCGTCGACCCGGCCTCGGAATTGGCGATCGACGAGGCCTATCGGTCGTTCAGCGGAGACCGCCACACCCTGGAGGAGACGATCCGCGAGTGCAAGGGATACGTCACCGGAACGTCGATGGCCAGCGAGACGAACATGCTGGCCAATCGGCTCAGCAAGATCGCCGAGGGGAATCGTCACTCGCGCGACTTCACCTTGAACCAGCTGACGCGGGCCCTGCGCGAGGTGATCTCAGCATTCGGCATCTACCGGACCTACATTCGCCCGGGCGAGCCGATCTCGCCGACCGATCGGGCCTCGATGGAGCTGGCGTTCTCACACGCCCGGCGGCGTGAGCCCTCGATCGACCCGTCGGTCTTCGACTTCCTCGAGTCGGTCCTTCTCCTGGACCCGCCGGCCGATTGCTCCGACGCCGAGCTACGCCGGCGCGAACTCTTCCTCGGACGGTTCCAGCAGACCACGGGCCCGGTCGAGGCCAAGGCTCTCGAAGACACCGGCTTCTACCGCTTTGTCCGGCTCATCTCGCTGAACGAGGTCGGCGGCGACCCCGAGCACTTCGGCCGCTCCGCACGCGAGTTCCACGATCAGAACTTGCATCGCCTTCGCGACTGGCCGGGCGGCCTGAGCACGACGGCGACCCACGACACCAAACGCGGAGAGGATGCGCGGATCCGCATCGACGCGATCTCCGAATTCGTGGCCGAATGGCCCGCCCGTCTAGCCCGCTGGTCGGAACTGAACAGATCCATCAAGCCGGAGGTGAACGGCAAGCCCGTCCCCGATCCGATCGAAGAATACCTGTTCTACCAGACGTTGATTGGCGCATGGCCGGCCGGCGAGCCTGCGAGCCCCCCGACAGAGGAGTTCGCCTCACGCGTGGCGGCCTACATGGTCAAGGCGGCACGCGAGGCCAAGCGGAACACGAGCTGGTCCGACAGCGACCCGGCCTATTGCGATGCCCTGAGCGAGTTCGTCAAGAACGTTTTGCGGGGCGAGAACACTCTGCGCTTCCTGAACGATTTCAGCGAATTCCAGGGGCGGATCGCCCGGGTGGCGATCGTCCACTCGCTCGCGCAGGCGGCGTTGAAGATCGGATCGCCCGGCGTGCCGGACGTCTACCAGGGATGCGAGCTCTGGGACTTCAGTATGGTGGACCCGGACAATCGCCGGCCGGTCAACTACGAGGTTCGACGCAAGATCCTCGGCGAGATCCGCGCATCGCTCGATGCGGGCGAATCCCGTGAGCAACTCGCCCAGAGCCTTCTCGAAGCTTCCGACGACGGGGCGGTCAAGCTCTACCTGATCTGGACTCTGCTCAATCACCGCCGGAGTCGGCGCGACCTCTACGAGCGGGGTGATTATCGCCCCATCGAGGTCGTCGGTCCTCATGCCGATCGAGTCCTTGCCTTCGCCCGCACCCGAGAAAATCGGGCGGTTGTATACATCACTCCCCGGCTCGTCGCGCCATTGATGGGTGACGATGCGAGGACACTCCCCGTCGGCAGCCTTTGGAGCGGGACGAAGGTCATCCTCCCGTCCGGCGCGTGGACGGATCTCATCTCGGATCGCTGCATCGCGGCACAGGCGGAAGGCGATGCGTTCGCCGTCGACCTCTCCGACCTGTTCGCCACGTTCCCATTGAGCGTGATCGAGTCCCGGGCCTGA
- the malQ gene encoding 4-alpha-glucanotransferase, whose protein sequence is MRLPRASGILLHPTSLPSSFGIGDLGPGATAFVDYLAEAGQRWWQVLPLNPTGFGNSPYQAYSSYAGNRLLLSPERLVDDGWLTADDWSDYPILAEDHVDFDAVTIAKDKLFKKAFDRFDSNQLGFHNFINDEAFWLDDYSLYMAIKEAHGGSCWFDWPAELIHREPEAMAYWREKLATEIRYAQFLQFSLARQWRSLREYCNARNVGLIGDVPIFVAHDSADVWSHQGLFELNDSGRPTVVAGVPPDYFAAEGQLWGNPLYRWDVMARDGYSWWIGRLKATTRLVDLVRLDHFRGFQAYWEVPATAPTAMEGRWAMGPGTTFFDSIREGLGGLPLIAEDLGMITDEVRFLRDRFELPGMRVLQFAFNSDPRTDIHLPHNFVNHCFVYTGTHDNDTTIGWFTGPRSDTTQNQDEVLKERAFTLRYLGSQGKEINWDMIRLALASAADTAIIPMQDILGLGREARMNVPGRAKGNWGWRMLPTQLDVSSRLRLAELTAVYGRWNGATPDAFRFPELI, encoded by the coding sequence ATGCGCCTGCCCAGGGCCAGCGGCATTTTGCTCCACCCAACGTCCCTTCCCAGCAGCTTCGGCATCGGCGACCTTGGGCCGGGCGCGACGGCTTTCGTCGATTATCTGGCCGAGGCCGGCCAGAGGTGGTGGCAGGTCCTGCCGCTCAACCCGACCGGCTTCGGCAACTCCCCTTACCAGGCCTATTCGTCCTACGCGGGAAATCGGCTGCTTCTCAGCCCTGAGCGACTCGTGGATGACGGTTGGCTCACCGCGGATGACTGGTCGGACTATCCGATCCTGGCCGAGGATCACGTCGACTTCGACGCCGTGACGATCGCGAAGGACAAGCTCTTCAAGAAGGCCTTCGATCGATTCGACTCCAACCAGCTCGGCTTCCACAACTTCATCAACGATGAGGCCTTCTGGCTCGACGATTATTCACTCTACATGGCGATCAAGGAGGCACACGGCGGCTCCTGCTGGTTTGACTGGCCGGCCGAGCTGATCCACCGCGAGCCGGAAGCCATGGCCTATTGGCGTGAGAAGCTCGCGACCGAAATCCGCTATGCCCAGTTCCTCCAGTTCTCCCTTGCCCGACAGTGGCGGTCCCTCAGGGAATATTGCAATGCCCGGAACGTCGGCCTGATCGGCGATGTCCCCATCTTCGTCGCCCACGACAGCGCCGACGTCTGGAGCCATCAGGGACTCTTCGAGCTGAACGATTCCGGCAGGCCTACGGTCGTGGCCGGGGTCCCGCCCGACTACTTCGCCGCGGAGGGACAGCTCTGGGGCAACCCCCTCTATCGCTGGGACGTGATGGCCCGAGACGGCTACTCCTGGTGGATCGGCCGGCTGAAGGCAACGACGCGGCTGGTTGATCTCGTGCGGCTCGACCACTTCCGCGGCTTCCAGGCCTACTGGGAAGTCCCCGCCACCGCCCCGACCGCCATGGAAGGGCGCTGGGCCATGGGGCCCGGAACCACCTTCTTCGACTCCATCCGCGAAGGGCTCGGGGGGCTTCCCTTGATCGCCGAAGACCTCGGCATGATCACCGACGAGGTGCGTTTCCTCCGCGACCGCTTCGAGCTGCCGGGGATGCGGGTGCTCCAGTTCGCGTTCAACTCCGACCCCCGCACCGACATCCACCTGCCGCACAATTTTGTGAATCACTGCTTCGTCTACACCGGCACCCACGACAACGACACGACCATCGGCTGGTTCACCGGCCCTCGCTCGGACACGACGCAGAACCAGGACGAGGTCCTGAAAGAGCGGGCGTTCACGCTCCGCTACCTCGGCTCGCAGGGCAAGGAAATCAACTGGGACATGATCCGCCTGGCCCTGGCGTCGGCGGCTGACACGGCGATCATCCCCATGCAGGACATCCTCGGCCTGGGCCGAGAGGCCCGGATGAACGTCCCCGGGCGAGCCAAGGGAAACTGGGGCTGGCGCATGCTTCCCACCCAGCTCGACGTCTCCAGCAGGTTACGCCTCGCCGAACTGACCGCCGTCTACGGCCGCTGGAACGGCGCGACCCCCGACGCCTTCCGCTTCCCCGAGCTCATCTGA
- a CDS encoding alpha/beta fold hydrolase: MAYVTVGPNRLFVDDSGSGDAIVLLSGLGGDHRAFAVTSRALAARSRVIAIDARDSGQSTRSEVRYTTADLADDVAACLTSLGVRSATVLGHSLGGLIAQEFALRHSDRLDALILVSSHASTSPWKRGVVDSWAILKRRVNAAEFARGTLPWLVGPSFFNNPGQVEGMVRFAEKNPYPQEADAFDRQAAAAVAHDSRPRLGSIGVPTLVISGMADLVNPPAVAADLAASIQGARLILLDGVGHLPHIEDGPAFREAVEAFLDEHAGSRVAAEPSPA, from the coding sequence ATGGCGTACGTGACAGTCGGGCCAAATCGGCTCTTCGTGGACGATTCCGGGTCGGGCGATGCGATCGTCCTGCTCAGCGGCCTGGGCGGTGATCATCGGGCCTTCGCGGTCACGAGCCGTGCACTGGCCGCCCGTTCTCGCGTGATCGCGATCGATGCCCGCGACTCGGGGCAGAGCACCCGGTCCGAAGTCCGGTACACCACGGCCGACCTGGCCGACGATGTCGCCGCCTGCCTGACCTCGCTGGGCGTCCGATCCGCCACGGTACTCGGCCACTCCCTGGGTGGACTCATCGCCCAGGAATTCGCCCTCCGGCATTCCGATCGTCTCGACGCCCTGATCCTTGTTTCGAGCCACGCGAGCACGAGCCCCTGGAAGCGAGGGGTCGTTGATTCGTGGGCCATCCTCAAGCGCCGGGTGAACGCGGCCGAGTTCGCCCGGGGTACGCTCCCCTGGCTGGTGGGCCCCTCGTTCTTCAACAATCCGGGTCAGGTCGAGGGGATGGTCCGGTTCGCCGAGAAGAACCCCTATCCGCAGGAAGCCGACGCATTCGACCGCCAGGCCGCGGCCGCCGTCGCGCACGACTCGAGGCCGAGACTCGGCTCGATCGGCGTTCCCACGCTCGTGATCTCGGGGATGGCGGACCTGGTCAATCCGCCGGCGGTAGCCGCCGACCTGGCCGCCTCGATCCAGGGTGCGAGGCTCATCTTGCTCGACGGAGTGGGCCACTTGCCACATATTGAGGATGGGCCGGCGTTCCGCGAGGCCGTCGAGGCTTTCCTCGACGAACACGCGGGATCGAGGGTTGCAGCGGAGCCGTCGCCGGCATAG